One genomic region from Skermania piniformis encodes:
- a CDS encoding ammonium transporter yields the protein MDSFPSLGAPDAGDTAWMLASAALVLLMTPGLAFFYGGMVRAKNVLNMIMMSVGAMGVITVLWSLYGFSIAFGDDKGNLIGDPTQYFGLAHVFGGAYAADPDAGTGPAIPLAGTIPLSVFVAFQLMFAIITVALISGAVADRLKFGSWLLFAAIWATVVYFPVAHWVFAFDDVTGTTGGWIANKLQAIDFAGGTAVHINAGAAGLVLALILGKRAGWPRTPFRPHNLPFVMLGAALLWFGWYGFNAGSAVGSNGVAGATFLTTTIATAAAMLGWLLVERLRDGRATSLGAASGIVAGLVAITPSCSSVNVVGALAIGAVAGVLCALAVGLKFKFGFDDSLDVVGVHLVGGIVGTLMVGLVATEESPAAVSGLFYGGGFDQLIKQAVGAGAVLAWSVVGTAIIAYLIKFTIGLRADPESEAQGLDESEHAETAYDLAVLGSNTSRLAAKEA from the coding sequence GTGGATTCGTTCCCATCACTCGGCGCGCCCGACGCCGGTGACACAGCATGGATGTTGGCCAGCGCCGCACTCGTGTTGCTCATGACCCCCGGGCTGGCGTTCTTCTACGGCGGCATGGTCCGCGCCAAGAACGTGCTGAACATGATCATGATGAGCGTCGGGGCGATGGGTGTCATCACCGTCCTCTGGTCGCTGTACGGCTTCTCCATCGCGTTCGGTGACGACAAGGGAAACCTGATCGGTGATCCCACCCAGTACTTCGGGCTGGCCCATGTCTTCGGCGGCGCTTACGCCGCCGACCCGGATGCCGGTACCGGCCCTGCGATCCCGCTGGCCGGCACGATCCCGTTGTCGGTGTTCGTCGCCTTCCAGTTGATGTTCGCGATCATCACGGTCGCGCTGATCTCCGGCGCGGTCGCGGACCGGCTGAAGTTCGGTTCCTGGCTGCTGTTCGCCGCCATCTGGGCCACCGTCGTCTACTTCCCGGTCGCGCACTGGGTGTTCGCCTTCGACGATGTCACCGGAACCACGGGCGGCTGGATCGCCAACAAGCTGCAGGCGATCGACTTCGCCGGTGGCACCGCCGTGCATATCAACGCCGGCGCCGCGGGCTTGGTGCTGGCGCTCATCCTGGGCAAGCGGGCCGGGTGGCCGCGTACGCCGTTCCGGCCGCACAATCTCCCGTTCGTGATGCTCGGCGCGGCGCTGCTCTGGTTCGGCTGGTACGGCTTCAATGCCGGTTCGGCGGTCGGCTCCAACGGTGTCGCCGGCGCCACCTTCCTGACGACCACGATCGCCACCGCCGCGGCGATGCTGGGCTGGCTGCTGGTCGAGCGGCTCCGGGACGGCCGGGCCACCTCGCTCGGCGCCGCCTCGGGCATCGTGGCCGGCCTGGTCGCGATCACGCCGTCGTGTTCCTCGGTCAACGTCGTGGGTGCGTTGGCCATCGGTGCGGTCGCCGGCGTGCTCTGTGCGCTCGCGGTCGGGCTGAAGTTCAAGTTCGGCTTCGACGATTCGCTCGATGTGGTGGGTGTGCACCTGGTCGGCGGCATCGTCGGTACCCTGATGGTCGGCTTGGTGGCGACCGAAGAATCTCCGGCCGCGGTCTCCGGACTGTTCTACGGCGGTGGGTTCGATCAGCTGATCAAGCAGGCCGTCGGCGCCGGCGCCGTCCTGGCCTGGTCGGTGGTCGGCACGGCGATCATCGCCTATCTGATCAAGTTCACCATCGGGCTGCGTGCGGATCCGGAAAGCGAAGCACAGGGCCTCGACGAGTCCGAGCATGCGGAAACCGCATACGATCTTGCTGTGCTCGGTAGCAACACTTCGCGCCTGGCCGCCAAGGAGGCATGA